The Manihot esculenta cultivar AM560-2 chromosome 11, M.esculenta_v8, whole genome shotgun sequence genome includes a region encoding these proteins:
- the LOC110626600 gene encoding casein kinase 1-like protein 2 — MEPRVGNKFRLGRKIGSGSFGEIYIGTNIQTNEEVALKLETIKTKHPQLLSESKLYKTLQGGTGIPNVKWFGVEGDYTVLVIDLLGPSLEDLFNFCSRKLSLKSVLMLADQMINRVEYVHSKSFLHRDIKPDNFLMGLGRRANQVYIIDFGLAKKYRDTSTHQHIPYRENKNLTGTARYASMNTHLGIEQSRRDDLESLGYVLMYFLRGSLPWQGLKAGTKKQKYEKISEKKVSTSIEALCRGYPTEFASYFHYCRSLRFDDKPDYAYLKRLFRDLFIREGFQYDYVFDWTILKYQQAQITSPPTCALGPGAGPSSGIPPLGATVDKRSGGEEGRPGWPSTDASRRRNSGPVTSSANLFKQKGLTTNDLPLSKDATLSSSNFLRSSGPSRRPAISSSREAVIVRSDTDPTRSRTTDVSPAVKISSVQRSLPIASSEQKHPSSGRNSSNIKTFESALRGIESLRFNKEERIQY, encoded by the exons ATGGAACCGCGCGTTGGTAACAAATTTCGTCTCGGTCGCAAGATCGGTAGCGGATCGTTTGGAGAAATCTATATtg GTACTAATATTCAAACAAACGAGGAAGTTGCATTAAAGCTT GAAACTATCAAGACAAAGCATCCTCAGCTGCTGTCCGAGTCTAAGTTATATAAGACTCTACAGGGAGGAA CTGGAATTCCAAATGTCAAATGGTTTGGCGTTGAAGGGGACTATACTGTCCTTGTGATAGATTTACTGGGACCTAGTCTTGAAGATCTATTCAACTTTTGTAGTAGAAAACTGTCTCTCAAGAGTGTTCTGATGCTTGCAGACCAGATG ATTAATCGTGTTGAATATGTTCATTCCAAATCATTCCTGCATCGAGATATCAAGCCAGACAACTTCCTTATGGGTCTAGGGAGGCGTGCCAACCAG GTCTATATCATTGACTTTGGTCTGGCTAAGAAGTATAGGGATACTTCAACGCATCAGCATATCCCTTACAG agaaaataaaaatctgaCAGGAACTGCAAGATATGCTAGCATGAATACTCATCTTGGCATTG AACAAAGTCGCAGGGATGATTTAGAATCACTCGgatatgttttgatgtattttttaAGAGGAAG CCTTCCTTGGCAAGGACTAAAAGCAGGGACCAAGAAGCAAAAGTATGAGAAGATCAGCGAAAAGAAAGTGTCAACTTCTATTGAG GCCTTATGTCGGGGTTATCCCACAGAATTTGCTTCCTACTTCCATTACTGTCGGTCCCTGCGTTTTGATGATAAACCAGATTATGCTTACCTGAAAAGGCTTTTCCGTGATCTTTTTATCCGTGAAG GTTTCCAGTATGACTATGTCTTTGATTGGACAATTCTGAAATATCAGCAAGCCCAGATTACCAGTCCCCCTACTTGTGCACTT GGACCTGGTGCTGGACCAAGCTCTGGCATACCTCCTCTTGGTGCTACTGTTGACAAGCGATCAG GCGGGGAAGAGGGTAGACCTGGTTGGCCTTCAACAGATGCCTCTCGAAGGAGAAACTCTGGACCCGTTACAAgttctgcaaatttatttaaacaaaaaGGTCTTACTACAAATGATTTACCCTTATCCAAAGATGCTACA TTATCCAGTTCAAATTTTCTGCGGTCTAGTGGACCATCAAGGCGGCCTGCCATTTCTAGCAGTCGTGAAGCAGTGATTGTTAGGAGTGACACTGATCCAACTCGTTCTCGCACAACAGATGTAAGCCCTGCAGTCAAAATTTCCAGCGTTCAAAGAAGTTTGCCTATTGCATCTTCAGAACAGAAGCATCCCTCTTCTGGTAGAAACTCCTCAAATATAAAGACATTTGAATCAGCACTTAGGGGCATTGAGAGCCTGCGCTTCAACAAAGAAGAAAGGATACAGTATTAG
- the LOC110626612 gene encoding eukaryotic initiation factor 4A-8: protein MAGLAPEGSQFDAKQYDTKMNELLSNEGQEFFTTYDEVYESFDAMGLQENLLRGIYAYGFEKPSAIQQRGIVPFCKGLDVIQQAQSGTGKTATFCSGILQQLDYGLVQCQALVLAPTRELAQQIEKVMRALGDYLGVKVHACVGGTSVREDQRILQAGVHVVVGTPGRVFDMLRRQSLRPDYIRMFVLDEADEMLSRGFKDQIYDIFQLLPAKVQVGVFSATMPPEALEITRKFMNKPVRILVKRDELTLEGIKQFYVNVEKEEWKLETLCDLYETLAITQSVIFVNTRRKVDWLTDKMRSRDHTVSATHGDMDQNTRDIIMREFRSGSSRVLITTDLLARGIDVQQVSLVINYDLPTQPENYLHRIGRGGRFGRKGVAINFVTRDDERMLFDIQKFYNVVIEELPSNVADLL from the exons ATGGCAGGTTTGGCCCCAGAAGGATCACAGTTTGATGCTAAGCAATATGACACCAAAATGAATGAATT ACTGTCTAATGAAGGACAAGAATTCTTCACCACTTATGATGAGgtttatgaaagttttgatGCTATGGGACTGCAAGAGAACCTTCTGAGGGGCATCTATGCCTACG GTTTTGAGAAGCCTTCTGCAATCCAGCAAAGAGGAATTGTTCCATTCTGCAAGGGTCTAGATGTAATTCAGCAGGCCCAGTCTGGAACTGGTAAAACAGCAACTTTCTGCTCTGGCATTCTGCAGCAACTTGATTATGGTCTAGTTCAATGTCAAGCGCTAGTCTTGGCTCCAACAAGAGAACTGGCACAGCAGATTGAGAAAGTTATGCGAGCCCTTGGTGATTACCTTGGTGTGAAGGTTCACGCATGTGTAGGTGGAACAAGTGTTCGTGAGGATCAACGCATTCTTCAAGCAGGTGTTCATGTTGTTGTGGGAACTCCTGGTCGTGTGTTTGACATGCTGAGAAGGCAGTCACTTCGTCCAGATTACATTAGAATGTTTGTGTTGGATGAAGCTGATGAGATGCTGTCACGTGGTTTCAAGGATCAG ATCTATGATATTTTCCAGTTGCTGCCAGCAAAAGTTCAGGTTGGTGTTTTCTCTGCTACCATGCCACCAGAGGCCCTTGAAATCACAAGGAAGTTCATGAACAAGCCTGTGAGGATCTTGGTTAAGCGTGATGAGCTTACCCTTGAGGGTATCAAGCAGTTCTATGTGAATGTTGAGAAAGAAGAATGGAAACTAGAAACACTATGTGATCTGTATGAGACCCTAGCCATCACCCAGAGTGTCATTTTTGTTAACACAAGGCGCAAGGTTGACTGGCTTACTGACAAGATGCGTAGCCGTGACCACACAGTATCAGCAACTCATGGAGATATGGACCAGAACACTCGTGATATCATTATGCGGGAATTCCGTTCTGGCTCTTCTCGTGTTCTGATCACTACCGATCTCTTGGCTCGTGGTATTGATGTGCAGCAAGTTTCACTTGTCATAAACTATGACCTGCCGACTCAACCGGAAAACTACCTTCATCGTATTGGAAGAGGTGGACGATTTGGAAGAAAAGGTGTAGCTATTAATTTTGTGACAAGGGATGATGAGAGAATGCTGTTTGACATTCAGAAATTTTATAATGTGGTAATCGAGGAGCTGCCATCTAATGTTGCTGATCTCCTGTGA
- the LOC110626669 gene encoding uncharacterized protein LOC110626669 yields the protein MEGFRSKSCRDGRMQIEEFYGPGPTSMQDLRSYSVSYAQPNQFGKEVKIKKGKSNVGSSSKSWSFNDPELQRKKRVASYKVYTMEGKMKGSLRKSFRWIKDTCTQVVYGWRWRARKRNRNAAALRH from the exons ATGGAGGGGTTCAGATCCAAGTCTTGCAGAGATGGAAGGATGCAGATAGAGGAATTCTATGGACCAGGACCAACAAGCATGCAAGATTTAAGGTCTTATAGTGTGAGCTATGCACAGCCAAATCAATTTGGCAAggaagtgaagatcaagaaagggaAAAGCAATGTTGGGTCATCTTCAAAAAGCTGGAGTTTCAATGATCCTGAGctgcaaagaaaaaaaagagttgCTAGCTACAAGGTTTACACCATGGAAGGCAAGATGAAAGGTTCCTTGAGAAAGAGCTTTAGGTGGATCAAGGACACTTGCACCCAAGTCGTCTATGGATGGAG ATGGCGTGCTCGAAAGCGAAACAGAAATGCTGCTGCTTTGCGACATTAA
- the LOC110625859 gene encoding probable phospholipid-transporting ATPase 4 codes for MGRGRIRARLRRSHFHPFSCLRPRTECDEGPHPIEGPGYSRIVHCNQPRMHRKKPLKYCSNYISTTKYNIVTFVPKALFEQFRRVANIYFLLAAILSLTPVAPFSAVSMIFPLAFVVGISMVKEALEDWRRFMQDMKVNTRKASVHVADGVFGYKPWQKIQVGDVVKVEKDQFFPADLLLLSSSYEDGICYVETMNLDGETNLKPKRALEATLPLDDDEAFKDFTGTIKCEDPNPSLYTFIGNLEYDRQVYPLDPNQVLLRDSKLRNTTFVYGVVIFTGFDSKVMQNSTKSPSKRSRIERKMDKIIYILFSLLLLISLISSIGFAVKVKFQMPDWWYMQPAKPENLYDPNSPVKSGLAHLITALILYGYLIPISLYVSIEVVKVCQAKFIDEDLNMYDEETGNTAEARTSNLNEELGQVDTILSDKTGTLTCNQMDFLKCSIAGTAYGVRSSEVELAAAKQMAMDLEEQDAEMPTGSGLKNHSRNSWENSNGAPEIELETVITSKDEKDQKTAIKGFSFEDNRLMDGNWLKEPNTDVIILFFRILAVCQSAVPELNEETGVFTYEAESPDEGAFLVAAREFGFEFCKRTQSGVIVREKYAHPGQLVEREFKILNLLEFTSKRKRMSVIVKDEDGQILLLCKGADSIIFDRLAKHGRLYEETTTKHLNEYGEAGLRTLALAYKKLTESEYDAWNSEFMKAKTSIGGDRDGMLERVADMIERELILVGATAVEDKLQKGVPQCIDKLAQAGLKLWVLTGDKMETAINIGYACSLLRQGMKQICITVINSDMMAHDSKQAAKENILNQITNASQMIKLEKDPHAAFALIIDGKTLTFALEDDMKLHFLALAVDCASVICCRVSPKQKALVTRLVKEGTGRTTLAIGDGANDVGMIQEADIGVGISGVEGMQAVMASDFSISQFRFLERLLVVHGHWCYKRIAQMICYFFYKNIAFGLTLFYFEAFTAFSGQSIYDDWYMLLFNVVLTSLPVISLGVFEQDVPSEVCLQFPALYQQGPNNLFFDWYRIMGWMGNGLYSSLIIFFLNLVILFDQPFRAEGQTADMAAVGTTMFSCIICAVNCQIALTMSHFTWIQHLFVWGSIAAWFLFLLLYGMVSPIYSGNAYHILVEALGPAPIYWCSIFLVTVACNLPYLAHISFQRCIHPLDHHIIQEIKYYKKDVEDQHMWRREKSKARQETKIGFSARVDAKIRQLRGRLNKKHSTLISQSYASSPS; via the exons ATGGGGCGAGGTAGGATAAGGGCAAGGCTTCGCCGGAGCCATTTTCACCCGTTTTCATGTTTGAGACCAAGAACAGAATGTGATGAAGGGCCACATCCCATTGAAGGGCCTGGCTATTCAAGAATCGTTCATTGCAATCAACCCCGAATGCACCGGAAAAAGCCCTTGAAGTATTGCTCAAACTATATATCCACAACAAAGTATAACATTGTCACTTTCGTGCCTAAAGCACTATTTGAGCAGTTCCGTAGGGTTGCcaatatttacttccttttGGCTGCCATTCTTTCACTTACACCTGTTGCTCCATTCTCTGCTGTGAGCATGATCTTTCCTTTGGCTTTTGTTGTTGGTATTAGTATGGTAAAGGAAGCTTTAGAAGATTGGCGTAGGTTTATGCAGGATATGAAAGTTAATACCAGGAAAGCAAGTGTCCATGTAGCAGATGGTGTCTTTGGTTATAAGCCATGGCAGAAGATTCAGGTCGGTGATGTGGTGAAAGTGGAAAAGGATCAGTTTTTCCCAGCTGATTTGCTTTTATTGTCTAGTAGTTATGAAGATGGGATTTGCTATGTGGAGACTATGAACTTGGATGGTGAGACAAACTTGAAGCCAAAGAGAGCTTTGGAAGCAACATTGCCTTTGGATGACGATGAGGCTTTCAAGGATTTTACGGGAACGATAAAATGTGAGGACCCAAATCCTAGTCTTTACACCTTCATTGGTAATCTTGAGTATGACCGTCAGGTTTATCCTCTTGATCCTAATCAGGTTCTCCTTAGAGATTCAAAGCTAAGGAATACAACATTTGTGTATGGGGTTGTGATATTCACTGGTTTTGACAGCAAAGTCATGCAGAACTCAACAAAGTCCCCTTCAAAGAGGAGCAGGATCGAAAGAAAAATGGACAAAATTATATACATCCTTTTCAGCCTCCTTCTACTCATCTCGTTAATAAGCTCAATTGGTTTTGCAGTGAAGGTAAAGTTCCAAATGCCAGACTGGTGGTACATGCAACCTGCAAAACCTGAAAACTTATATGATCCTAATAGCCCAGTCAAATCAGGTCTAGCCCATCTGATCACTGCTCTCATCCTATATGGGTATCTAATACCAATCTCTCTCTATGTTTCAATTGAGGTTGTGAAAGTTTGTCAAGCAAAATTCATTGATGAAGACCTGAACATGTATGATGAAGAAACTGGCAATACTGCTGAAGCACGGACATCAAACTTGAATGAGGAGTTGGGCCAAGTGGATACAATCCTTTCTGATAAAACTGGCACCCTGACCTGTAACCAGATGGATTTTTTGAAGTGTTCAATTGCTGGTACTGCCTATGGTGTGCGTTCCAGTGAAGTTGAACTTGCTGCAGCAAAACAGATGGCCATGGACCTTGAAGAGCAGGATGCAGAAATGCCCACTGGTTCCGGGCTTAAGAATCATTCACGTAACTCATGGGAGAATAGCAATGGAGCACCAGAAATTGAACTGGAGACTGTCATTACTTCTAAAGATGAAAAGGATCAGAAAACAGCAATAAAGGGGTTTAGTTTTGAGGACAACCGTCTCATGGATGGAAATTGGCTGAAGGAGCCCAATACAGATGTCATTATATTATTCTTCCGGATTTTAGCAGTTTGTCAGAGTGCTGTTCCTGAGCTGAATGAAGAGACTGGCGTGTTCACATATGAAGCTGAATCTCCTGATGAAGGGGCCTTTCTTGTGGCAGCAAGAGAATTTGGTTTTGAATTTTGCAAAAGAACTCAATCAGGTGTTATTGTCAGAGAAAAATACGCTCACCCAGGACAACTTGTTGAAAG GGAGTTCAAAATTCTCAATTTGTTGGAATTTACTAGCAAAAGAAAGCGAATGTCTGTAATTGTGAAGGATGAGGATGGACAGATTCTACTCCTGTGCAAAGGTGCTGACAG CATCATTTTTGACCGCCTTGCAAAGCACGGAAGATTGTATGAGGAAACTACTACTAAGCACTTGAATGAATATGGAGAAGCTGGGTTACGTACTTTAGCGCTTGCTTACAAGAAGCTTACTGAGTCTGaatatgatgcatggaacagtGAGTTTATGAAAGCCAAAACTTCTATTGGTGGTGATCGAGATGGAATGCTCGAGCGAGTAGCAGATATGATCGAGAGGGAATTGATTCTTGTGGGTGCTACTGCTGTGGAGGACAAATTGCAAAAAGGG GTGCCCCAGTGCATAGATAAACTTGCACAAGCTGGTCTTAAGCTATGGGTTTTGACAGGAGATAAGATGGAGACTGCGATCAATATAGG ATATGCCTGTAGTTTACTTCGACAGGGAATGAAACAGATTTGCATTACAGTGATAAACTCAGATATGATGGCTCATGATTCCAAACAG GCTGCAAAAGAGAATATTTTGAATCAAATCACCAATGCCTCTCAAATGATTAAACTAGAAAAGGATCCACATGCTGCATTTGCATTAATTATTGATGGGAAAACTCTGACATTTGCTTTGGAGGATGATATGAAGCTGCATTTCTTGGCATTAGCAGTTGATTGTGCATCTGTCATATGTTGTCGGGTCTCTCCCAAGCAGAAGGCACTG GTAACAAGGTTAGTGAAAGAAGGTACTGGAAGAACCACCTTAGCCATAGGTGATGGTGCAAATGATGTTGGAATGATTCAAGAAGCTGATATCGGTGTAGGCATCAGTGGGGTTGAAGGTATGCAG GCTGTGATGGCCAGTGATTTCTCAATTTCACAATTTCGGTTCTTGGAAAGACTTCTAGTAGTGCATGGACACTGGTGCTATAAGAGAATTGCTCAGATG ATTTGTTATTTCTTCTACAAAAATATAGCATTTGGTCTCACCCTGTTCTACTTCGAGGCATTCACGGCCTTTTCTGGCCAATCAATTTACGATGACTGGTATATGCTCTTGTTTAACGTCGTTCTTACCTCCCTGCCCGTTATTTCACTCGGAGTTTTTGAACAAGATGTTCCTTCTGAGGTCTGCCTACAG TTCCCAGCATTGTATCAGCAAGGACCCAATAATCTGTTCTTTGATTGGTATAGAATAATGGGATGGATGGGCAATGGTCTCTATTCCTCCCTCATTATTTTCTTCCTCAATCTTGTCATCCTGTTTGACCAACCGTTCCGAGCTGAAGGTCAAACGGCTGATATGGCTGCAGTAGGCACCACTATGTTCTCTTGCATCATCTGTGCTGTCAACTGCCAGATTGCACTTACAATGAGCCACTTCACATGGATTCAACACCTCTTCGTCTGGGGTAGCATTGCCGCTTGGTTCTTGTTTCTCTTACTTTATGGAATGGTATCTCCAATTTATTCTGGGAATGCCTACCACATCTTAGTTGAAGCTCTTGGCCCAGCACCCATATATTGGTGCTCAATCTTCTTGGTAACAGTTGCATGTAACTTGCCATACCTGGCTCACATATCATTCCAAAGATGTATCCATCCACTGGATCACCATATCATCCAAGAAATCAAGTACTATAAGAAGGATGTTGAAGATCAACACATGTGGAGAAGAGAGAAGTCGAAAGCGAGACAAGAAACCAAGATTGGTTTCTCAGCAAGAGTGGATGCAAAGATCAGGCAGTTAAGAGGGAGGTTGAATAAGAAGCATTCAACCTTAATATCACAAAGTTATGCATCTTCACCCTCATAG